A genomic segment from Gilvibacter sp. SZ-19 encodes:
- a CDS encoding dihydrofolate reductase, translating to MNIKYLLAGFFLSFTLWSCQESASDSNEDLATKAVEQEFQYQIDQFADLKILRYKIDGWDDLTLKEQKLVYYLTQAGLAGRDIMWAQNYRHNLAIRAALENIYTTYSGDKSTDNWKAFEVYLKRVWFSNGIHHHYSNDKLQPGFDAAYLEELMAATNTSLETEAFEVIFNDADAKKVNLSKDADIVLESAINFYGPDVTEAEVEAFYSAIEVDADEPIEVGLNTRLVKENGKLVEQVYKSGGMYGAAIDEIIKWLELAQGVAENENQAKALGLLIEYYKTGSLDTWDDYAVAWVNSTEGNIDWINGFIEVYNDPKGYKGSYETIVEIKDFDMSKKMAVLSKEAQWFEDNSPLMDEHKKDNVTGVSYKTVNVAGEAGDASPSTPIGVNLPNNNWIRQKHGSKSVSLGNIINSYANAGSTGRLKEFAYDSLEIELETEYGQLADKLHTALHEVVGHASGQINPGVGTPKETLKSYKSTIEEGRADLFGLYYLMDPKLQELGLVEDWEKTGMAAYDGYIRNGLVSQLVRLELGADVEEAHMRNRQWVSAWAYEQGQADNVIEKIVKDGKTYYNINDYQKLREIFGRLLRETQRITSEGDYEAAKALVEDYGVKVDQDLHKEVLDRNSKFTAAPYGGFVNPEIVPVMDDNGEITGFEVVQPESFVSQMVDYAKRYSFLK from the coding sequence ATGAACATTAAATACCTTTTGGCGGGATTCTTTTTGAGTTTTACTCTTTGGTCTTGCCAGGAATCTGCCAGTGATTCCAACGAGGATCTAGCAACAAAGGCAGTAGAGCAGGAGTTTCAATATCAGATAGATCAGTTTGCAGATCTGAAGATCTTGCGCTATAAAATTGACGGCTGGGACGATTTGACCTTGAAAGAGCAAAAGCTGGTTTACTACTTAACTCAAGCTGGTTTGGCAGGACGTGATATCATGTGGGCGCAGAACTACCGTCACAACTTGGCCATTCGCGCTGCTCTAGAGAACATTTATACTACCTATTCTGGAGATAAGAGCACAGACAATTGGAAGGCTTTTGAAGTGTACTTAAAGCGAGTTTGGTTCTCCAACGGGATCCACCACCATTATTCGAACGATAAATTACAGCCAGGTTTTGACGCTGCTTACTTAGAAGAATTGATGGCTGCAACCAATACCTCTTTAGAAACAGAAGCTTTCGAAGTGATCTTTAATGATGCGGATGCTAAAAAGGTCAACCTGAGTAAGGATGCAGACATTGTATTGGAAAGTGCGATCAACTTTTACGGACCTGACGTGACCGAGGCAGAAGTAGAAGCATTTTACAGTGCTATCGAGGTAGATGCAGACGAACCCATTGAAGTTGGACTCAATACGCGTCTGGTAAAAGAGAACGGAAAACTCGTAGAGCAAGTCTATAAAAGTGGTGGCATGTACGGTGCAGCTATTGACGAGATCATCAAGTGGTTGGAATTGGCTCAAGGAGTTGCGGAAAACGAAAATCAAGCCAAAGCCCTTGGCCTATTGATCGAGTACTACAAAACAGGAAGTCTGGACACTTGGGATGATTATGCTGTAGCTTGGGTAAACTCTACCGAAGGTAATATCGATTGGATCAACGGATTCATCGAGGTGTATAACGATCCGAAGGGATATAAGGGATCTTATGAGACCATCGTAGAGATCAAGGACTTTGATATGTCTAAGAAGATGGCTGTGCTTTCTAAAGAAGCCCAATGGTTCGAGGACAATTCTCCACTTATGGACGAGCACAAAAAGGACAACGTGACCGGAGTTTCATACAAGACGGTGAACGTGGCAGGAGAGGCTGGAGATGCTTCCCCATCTACGCCAATTGGAGTTAACCTTCCGAACAATAACTGGATCCGTCAGAAGCATGGAAGCAAGTCGGTGTCTTTAGGTAATATCATTAATTCTTATGCCAACGCTGGAAGCACTGGCCGCTTAAAGGAATTCGCTTACGACTCTTTGGAGATCGAATTGGAAACCGAGTATGGGCAGTTGGCAGATAAGTTGCACACAGCACTGCACGAAGTAGTGGGGCACGCCTCTGGACAGATCAACCCAGGAGTCGGAACTCCAAAGGAAACCTTGAAAAGTTACAAATCGACCATAGAAGAAGGTCGTGCAGATCTTTTTGGACTGTACTACCTTATGGATCCTAAACTGCAAGAGCTCGGCTTAGTAGAAGACTGGGAAAAAACAGGAATGGCTGCTTATGACGGCTATATCCGCAACGGATTGGTAAGCCAATTGGTACGCTTGGAGCTTGGAGCTGATGTAGAAGAGGCGCATATGCGTAACCGCCAATGGGTGAGTGCCTGGGCTTATGAGCAAGGGCAAGCGGACAATGTGATCGAGAAGATTGTAAAAGATGGTAAAACCTATTACAACATCAACGATTACCAAAAGCTACGGGAGATCTTTGGGCGTTTGCTTCGTGAGACGCAGCGCATTACTTCAGAAGGAGATTATGAAGCTGCCAAAGCCTTGGTAGAGGACTACGGTGTTAAAGTAGATCAAGACCTTCATAAAGAGGTTCTAGACCGTAACAGCAAGTTTACTGCAGCACCATATGGTGGTTTTGTGAATCCGGAGATCGTTCCTGTAATGGACGACAATGGTGAGATCACTGGTTTTGAAGTGGTACAGCCAGAGAGTTTTGTTTCGCAAATGGTAGACTATGCAAAGCGTTATAGCTTCTTGAAGTAG
- a CDS encoding GyrI-like domain-containing protein produces the protein MKFLKYLFLLILVVLVAGAVYFGAQDGKFDVAVTKDLQVPQALAFQTADNYQTWAEWGPWMETDPNIQISYSDTIQGLGAAYSWTSDHPEVGNGNMQTVAVVEQQSIDQKITFNSPLGASTSDVYWRFEPGDNNTTSVTWGMKGELGLMEKVFMAFQSGSFEDATKTMYEKGLENMENYIQTQMAKFSVNFDGIVEYGGGYYMYVTESATKAGRALKMGPMLGEVMAYMQSNNIQQSGAPFTIFHQMNAEAGTVIFSAAIPVKERINTALDSKVLCGYMEPLTAVKTTLKGNYDHLDAAYQAAYTYIEEKALVLDPEQPEFEVYTSDPGLEPNPANWLTEIYVPIITPTQTIN, from the coding sequence ATGAAGTTTTTAAAGTATTTGTTTTTGCTGATCCTGGTCGTCCTGGTAGCCGGAGCGGTTTACTTTGGTGCTCAAGATGGTAAGTTCGACGTAGCGGTAACCAAAGATCTTCAGGTTCCGCAAGCCTTGGCTTTCCAAACTGCCGACAACTACCAGACCTGGGCAGAATGGGGTCCTTGGATGGAAACCGACCCTAACATACAGATCAGTTATAGCGACACCATACAAGGTTTAGGCGCTGCCTATTCATGGACAAGCGATCACCCCGAAGTTGGCAACGGCAATATGCAAACTGTCGCTGTTGTGGAGCAGCAATCTATAGATCAAAAGATCACCTTTAACTCTCCTTTAGGAGCAAGTACGTCTGATGTGTATTGGCGTTTTGAACCGGGAGATAACAATACCACCAGCGTAACCTGGGGCATGAAGGGAGAACTTGGCCTAATGGAAAAGGTGTTTATGGCCTTTCAATCTGGATCTTTTGAAGACGCTACCAAGACCATGTACGAAAAAGGTCTGGAAAACATGGAGAACTATATTCAAACGCAGATGGCTAAGTTCTCTGTCAATTTCGACGGTATTGTGGAATATGGTGGGGGTTACTATATGTATGTGACCGAATCGGCAACCAAAGCAGGTCGCGCGCTTAAAATGGGCCCCATGCTCGGCGAAGTAATGGCTTATATGCAATCCAACAATATTCAACAAAGTGGTGCGCCTTTTACTATTTTTCATCAGATGAATGCTGAGGCTGGTACGGTGATCTTCTCTGCAGCCATTCCAGTTAAAGAGCGGATCAATACCGCATTAGACAGTAAAGTGCTCTGCGGCTATATGGAGCCACTAACGGCTGTGAAAACCACCCTAAAAGGCAATTACGACCATCTTGATGCCGCATATCAGGCGGCCTATACCTATATTGAAGAAAAAGCGCTGGTCTTAGATCCGGAGCAACCAGAATTTGAGGTATACACTTCTGATCCGGGGCTAGAACCCAATCCGGCCAATTGGCTCACCGAGATCTATGTTCCAATAATTACGCCTACACAAACCATCAATTAA
- a CDS encoding response regulator transcription factor, protein MIRVAIAEDHQSLIDGINLLLKYEQDISIIGMVNDGEALVDLVKLKEPHVVLTDIKMPKMDGITACKYILKEKPHTKVIAFSMFDDQGAVRDMIAAGAKGYLLKNSPLEDVLTAIKEVYQGATYYDKSIDVEAVNNPDNHAPKKSVLSKSEREILRLIGEGKSSSEIAEIRFNSVSTIEKHRKNMIRKLGLSGKGELLRYAIETKYNFDT, encoded by the coding sequence ATGATACGTGTAGCTATAGCAGAAGACCATCAGTCACTAATTGACGGCATTAATCTCTTACTCAAATACGAGCAAGACATAAGCATAATAGGCATGGTCAATGATGGCGAAGCCTTAGTGGATTTGGTTAAACTCAAAGAACCCCATGTGGTGCTTACCGATATTAAAATGCCCAAGATGGACGGCATAACCGCTTGTAAATACATCTTAAAGGAGAAACCCCATACTAAAGTGATTGCTTTTTCCATGTTCGATGATCAAGGTGCGGTACGAGATATGATCGCGGCGGGCGCCAAAGGTTATTTGCTTAAGAACTCGCCTTTAGAAGATGTACTCACTGCAATCAAAGAGGTGTATCAAGGTGCCACCTATTACGACAAGTCCATAGATGTGGAAGCGGTTAATAATCCGGATAATCACGCCCCTAAAAAGAGTGTATTATCAAAAAGTGAGCGCGAGATCTTGCGATTGATCGGCGAGGGCAAGTCCTCAAGTGAGATAGCGGAGATCCGCTTTAACTCGGTCTCTACCATAGAAAAGCACCGCAAGAATATGATACGTAAACTCGGGCTATCCGGCAAAGGAGAACTGCTGCGCTACGCCATTGAGACCAAATACAACTTCGATACCTAA
- a CDS encoding methylmalonyl-CoA mutase family protein: MQQAAPYKPKNKVRIVTAASLFDGHDAAINIMRRIIQATGVEVIHLGHDRSVEEVVNTAIQEDANAIAMTSYQGGHNEYFKYMYDLLQERGAGHIKIFGGGGGVILPEEIKELMDYGITRIYSPDDGREMGLQGMINDLVQQADFPIGDSLNGEVTRLESKETGAIARIISAAENFPEVAKETLDTIHQKNAKTSTPVLGITGTGGAGKSSLVDELVRRFLIDFPEKTVGLISVDPSKRKTGGALLGDRIRMNAINSPRVYMRSLATRQSNLALSKYVNEAVEVLKAADFDLIILETSGIGQSDTEILEHSDISLYVMTPEFGAATQLEKIDMLDFADLVAINKFDKRGALDALRDVKKQYMRNHNLWDTPQEQLPVYGTIASQFNDPGMNTLYRKVMDTLVAKTGADLKSSYEVTDAMSEKIYVIPPARTRYLSEIAENNRAYDERAAGQVSTAQQLFGIYKTICSVLNIDSEACFKDVLGKGGLNEDYLTETVSAENETFLGLLRKEFDRVKMNLDPYNWELLLQWPDKVARYKDPIYRFKVRDKEIQIETHTKSLSHSDIPKVALPKYTAWGEILEYALQENVPGEFPYTAGLYPFKRTGEDPTRMFAGEGGPERTNRRFHYVSQGMPAKRLSTAFDSVTLYGNDPGHRPDIYGKIGNSGVSICCLDDAKKLYSGFDLSDPMTSVSMTINGPAPMLLGFFMNAAIDQNCEKYIKAEGLEAEIDKKINAIYKAKGQQRPVYRGELPEGNDGLGLMLLGVTGDEVLPKDVYQRIKAETLQQVRGTVQADILKEDQAQNTCIFSTEFALRLMGDVQEYFIDHKVRNFYSVSISGYHIAEAGANPITQLALTLANGFTYVEYYLSRGMDINKFGPNLSFFFSNGIDPEYAVIGRVARRIWAKALKHKYGANPRAQMLKYHIQTSGRSLHAQEIDFNDIRTTLQALYAIYDNCNSLHTNAYDEAITTPTEESVRRAMAIQLIINKELGLAKNENPIQGAYIIQELTSLVEEAVLAEFDRITERGGVLGAMETMYQRSKIQEESLYYETLKHNGEFPIIGVNTFLSKKGSPTVLPAEVIRATEEEKQQQIDTLESLHARHADISEVLIADLQQAAVQNHNIFEQLMEVCKRCSLGQITQALFEVGGQYRRNM, translated from the coding sequence ATGCAGCAAGCCGCTCCATATAAACCCAAGAATAAAGTACGAATTGTAACTGCAGCCTCGCTCTTTGATGGTCACGACGCAGCGATCAATATCATGCGTCGCATTATCCAAGCTACAGGAGTAGAAGTGATCCATCTGGGTCACGACCGTTCTGTAGAAGAAGTGGTTAACACGGCCATACAAGAAGACGCCAATGCCATTGCCATGACCTCGTATCAAGGTGGGCATAACGAGTACTTTAAGTATATGTACGATCTCTTACAAGAGCGCGGAGCTGGCCACATCAAGATCTTTGGAGGCGGTGGCGGTGTGATCTTACCAGAAGAGATCAAAGAGCTTATGGACTACGGAATCACGCGGATTTATTCTCCGGACGATGGTAGAGAAATGGGCTTACAAGGTATGATCAACGACCTGGTGCAACAAGCAGATTTCCCTATTGGGGATTCGCTAAACGGAGAAGTGACCCGTTTGGAATCCAAAGAAACTGGCGCTATTGCGCGCATTATCTCTGCTGCAGAAAATTTCCCAGAGGTTGCCAAAGAGACCTTAGATACCATACACCAGAAAAACGCAAAGACAAGCACACCTGTTTTAGGTATTACGGGTACTGGAGGTGCGGGTAAATCGAGTTTGGTCGATGAGTTAGTGCGACGCTTTTTGATCGATTTCCCGGAAAAGACGGTGGGTCTTATTTCTGTTGATCCATCTAAGCGTAAAACAGGAGGAGCCCTTTTAGGAGATCGAATCCGAATGAATGCCATTAATTCTCCACGTGTTTATATGCGTTCCTTGGCTACCCGTCAGAGCAATTTGGCATTGAGTAAATATGTCAACGAAGCGGTGGAGGTTTTAAAGGCTGCGGACTTTGATCTGATCATATTAGAGACCTCTGGAATTGGACAAAGCGATACCGAGATCCTAGAGCACTCAGACATTTCGCTCTATGTGATGACTCCAGAATTTGGAGCTGCAACACAGCTGGAAAAGATAGACATGCTCGACTTTGCCGATCTGGTGGCAATAAATAAGTTCGATAAGCGCGGCGCATTGGATGCGCTTCGCGATGTGAAAAAACAATATATGCGTAACCACAATCTGTGGGATACGCCACAAGAGCAATTGCCAGTCTACGGTACCATAGCCTCTCAGTTCAACGATCCGGGGATGAACACCTTGTATCGTAAAGTAATGGACACTTTGGTTGCCAAAACAGGGGCCGACCTTAAGAGTTCTTACGAAGTTACCGACGCCATGAGTGAGAAGATCTATGTGATCCCGCCGGCGCGTACACGTTACTTATCTGAGATCGCAGAGAACAACAGAGCTTATGATGAACGTGCTGCTGGGCAAGTTAGCACAGCTCAACAACTCTTTGGTATTTACAAGACCATTTGTTCGGTGCTAAATATAGATTCCGAAGCGTGTTTCAAAGACGTACTGGGTAAAGGTGGGTTGAACGAAGATTATCTTACCGAAACCGTATCCGCAGAAAATGAAACCTTCTTAGGACTGCTGCGCAAAGAGTTTGATCGTGTTAAAATGAATTTGGACCCTTATAACTGGGAACTGCTACTGCAATGGCCAGATAAGGTAGCTCGATATAAAGATCCTATTTATCGCTTTAAAGTTCGTGACAAGGAAATTCAAATAGAGACGCATACCAAATCGCTGTCGCATTCAGATATCCCAAAAGTGGCTTTGCCTAAGTATACCGCCTGGGGTGAGATCTTAGAATATGCCTTACAAGAGAATGTTCCGGGGGAGTTCCCTTATACTGCCGGTTTGTATCCCTTTAAGCGCACCGGAGAAGATCCGACGCGTATGTTTGCTGGAGAAGGAGGACCAGAGCGAACCAACAGACGTTTTCACTATGTTTCCCAGGGGATGCCTGCCAAGCGCCTTTCTACAGCCTTTGACTCCGTTACCTTATACGGCAATGACCCAGGACACCGACCAGACATTTATGGTAAGATCGGAAACTCCGGGGTGTCGATTTGCTGTTTAGACGACGCTAAAAAGCTTTACAGCGGATTCGACTTGAGCGACCCGATGACCTCCGTTAGTATGACCATAAACGGACCAGCGCCTATGTTGCTCGGTTTCTTTATGAACGCAGCTATAGATCAGAACTGCGAGAAGTACATCAAAGCCGAAGGTCTGGAAGCAGAAATTGATAAAAAGATCAATGCCATCTACAAAGCCAAAGGGCAGCAGCGTCCGGTGTATCGCGGTGAGCTGCCAGAAGGCAATGACGGACTTGGGCTTATGTTATTGGGTGTTACCGGTGACGAAGTCTTGCCTAAAGACGTTTACCAGCGTATTAAGGCAGAGACCTTACAACAAGTACGCGGTACGGTACAGGCCGATATTCTAAAAGAAGATCAAGCTCAGAATACCTGTATTTTCTCTACGGAGTTTGCCCTGCGACTTATGGGAGATGTGCAAGAGTACTTTATAGATCATAAAGTGCGCAACTTCTATTCGGTCTCTATTTCGGGTTACCATATTGCAGAAGCTGGAGCCAACCCTATTACTCAATTGGCCTTGACCTTGGCCAACGGCTTTACTTATGTGGAGTATTATTTGAGCCGAGGGATGGATATCAATAAGTTCGGGCCCAACCTTTCGTTCTTCTTTAGCAATGGGATCGATCCGGAATACGCAGTGATAGGCCGTGTGGCAAGAAGAATTTGGGCTAAGGCGTTGAAACATAAATACGGCGCCAACCCAAGAGCGCAAATGCTCAAATATCACATTCAAACCTCTGGGCGTAGTCTGCACGCTCAAGAGATCGACTTCAACGATATTAGAACAACGCTGCAGGCCTTGTATGCTATCTACGACAACTGTAACTCGCTACACACCAACGCCTACGATGAAGCCATTACAACGCCTACAGAAGAAAGTGTACGTCGTGCCATGGCTATCCAGCTTATCATCAACAAAGAATTGGGCCTAGCTAAGAATGAGAATCCGATACAAGGAGCTTATATCATTCAAGAGTTGACCAGCTTGGTTGAGGAGGCTGTTTTGGCAGAGTTTGATCGCATTACCGAAAGAGGTGGTGTTTTGGGCGCTATGGAAACCATGTATCAGCGCTCTAAGATCCAAGAGGAAAGCTTGTACTACGAGACCTTAAAGCACAATGGCGAGTTCCCTATCATTGGGGTGAATACCTTTTTGAGTAAGAAAGGATCTCCTACGGTACTTCCTGCGGAGGTGATCCGCGCCACAGAAGAAGAGAAGCAGCAGCAGATAGATACGCTGGAGTCATTACACGCTCGACATGCAGATATCTCAGAAGTATTGATCGCTGACCTGCAACAGGCTGCGGTGCAAAACCACAATATCTTTGAACAATTGATGGAAGTCTGTAAGCGTTGCTCCTTAGGACAGATCACTCAAGCCCTTTTTGAGGTCGGAGGACAGTACAGAAGAAATATGTAA
- the crcB gene encoding fluoride efflux transporter CrcB, giving the protein MKAVLLVFLGGGLGSACRYLVGKLIADQNLSSFWGTFSVNMLGCLLIGLLLGASNRYGWIDQNQLWLWTVGFCGGFTTFSTYALEGQQFLKNGQFAAFVAYMAGSLLIGVLAVAVGIWLSRIGINS; this is encoded by the coding sequence ATGAAGGCAGTACTGTTGGTGTTTTTAGGCGGAGGATTAGGTAGCGCCTGCCGCTATTTGGTGGGTAAACTGATAGCAGACCAGAACTTGTCTAGCTTTTGGGGAACCTTTTCTGTAAATATGTTGGGCTGTTTGCTGATAGGCTTGCTTTTAGGAGCCAGCAATCGTTATGGCTGGATAGACCAGAACCAACTTTGGCTCTGGACAGTAGGATTTTGTGGCGGTTTCACCACTTTTTCCACCTACGCCTTAGAAGGACAACAATTCTTAAAGAACGGGCAGTTTGCAGCTTTTGTGGCCTATATGGCAGGTAGTTTACTTATTGGAGTCCTCGCTGTGGCTGTGGGAATCTGGCTGAGTCGCATCGGAATAAATTCTTAA
- a CDS encoding DJ-1/PfpI family protein yields MKYWLIFFVLLLSLNGCKKQQTGSLGTVELETTKTFPPINPLRYNVGFLIMDGTYNTEFTAPFDIFQHTIYRDSIKAMNVFTVANTDDPITTFEGVRIIPDYNYLSDEIPKIDILVIPSAEHHLDSDLEDTAMLNWVKEVADKAMFVTSHCDGAFVLAKAGLLDGLASTTFPSDIQKYKEMFPNLDVREDVLFVRHNRFITSAGGAKSFEAALFTAELLYGKEVARRLAQGLVIDWNLDEVPHVNIVD; encoded by the coding sequence ATGAAATACTGGCTGATCTTTTTTGTCTTACTGCTGAGTTTAAACGGTTGCAAAAAGCAGCAAACAGGTAGTTTAGGCACCGTAGAACTGGAAACAACCAAGACCTTTCCGCCTATAAATCCGCTGCGATACAACGTAGGATTTTTGATCATGGATGGCACTTACAACACGGAATTTACGGCGCCATTTGACATATTTCAGCACACCATTTATCGCGACAGCATTAAGGCGATGAATGTTTTCACTGTGGCCAATACAGACGATCCTATTACCACTTTTGAAGGCGTTCGTATCATTCCAGATTACAACTATCTAAGCGATGAGATTCCCAAGATCGATATCTTGGTTATTCCAAGTGCAGAACATCATTTGGATAGCGACTTGGAAGATACAGCCATGCTCAATTGGGTCAAAGAAGTAGCAGACAAGGCCATGTTTGTCACTTCTCATTGTGACGGTGCTTTTGTACTGGCCAAAGCCGGGCTCTTAGATGGATTGGCTTCAACTACTTTTCCATCAGACATTCAGAAATACAAAGAAATGTTTCCGAACTTGGACGTGCGTGAAGATGTACTTTTTGTGCGCCACAACCGCTTTATCACCTCAGCAGGAGGTGCAAAGAGTTTTGAAGCTGCATTGTTTACTGCGGAGTTGCTCTACGGTAAAGAGGTAGCCAGGCGTTTGGCCCAAGGTTTGGTCATAGATTGGAACCTAGACGAGGTTCCTCATGTAAATATAGTCGATTAA
- a CDS encoding MFS transporter, giving the protein MKTLYQNYLENFRGLSKEIWMLSLVTLINRTGAMVIPFLSLYLMKELNFSFAQVGWIMTCYGLGSVLGTYVGGRITDIIGYYNVVVLSLLLGGLGFISLQWASGFYGVCSAIFVVMFLVDAYRPAIFVAAEAYSTPQTVTRAIALIRLAINLGFSIGPLVGGIIIATAGYKAIFWIDGVSCMIAAGVMLLSLKAVKAPTKAERKAMIKHGAPPLRNRPFLIFFLLMMLIAIVFVQYFSLVPIYYEKIYNLSEDVIGWILFLNGAMIVLTEMPLVGWLERSKISKARLVAIGTLFLAASFLVLNIGHHFGLLIVGMILMTIGEMIESPFSNALALELSPQGRKGSYMGMYSMSWSFSHVFGHNTGMNMADRLGFGMTFNIFGIGLMIIALICDRMHKVWKQSVTFIQSNKEA; this is encoded by the coding sequence GTGAAAACACTGTATCAAAACTATCTCGAAAACTTCAGAGGACTCTCCAAAGAGATCTGGATGCTGTCTTTGGTGACCTTGATCAACAGAACAGGGGCCATGGTGATTCCCTTTTTGTCCTTGTATCTGATGAAAGAACTGAATTTTAGCTTTGCCCAAGTAGGTTGGATTATGACCTGCTACGGTTTAGGCTCCGTTTTGGGCACCTATGTCGGCGGGAGAATCACAGATATTATTGGTTACTACAATGTGGTTGTTTTGAGTTTACTTCTAGGCGGATTGGGCTTCATTAGTTTGCAATGGGCCTCTGGTTTTTATGGCGTTTGTTCGGCCATATTCGTTGTGATGTTTTTGGTAGATGCCTACCGACCTGCAATTTTTGTAGCAGCAGAAGCTTATAGTACACCACAGACCGTGACACGCGCAATTGCCTTGATTCGACTCGCCATAAACCTGGGTTTTTCCATTGGACCGCTCGTTGGTGGGATCATCATAGCAACGGCAGGTTACAAGGCTATATTCTGGATAGATGGCGTAAGCTGTATGATAGCCGCAGGGGTAATGCTCCTGAGTTTAAAAGCGGTGAAAGCACCCACTAAAGCAGAGCGCAAGGCCATGATAAAACACGGAGCTCCTCCCTTGAGAAACCGGCCGTTTTTGATCTTCTTTTTACTGATGATGCTCATCGCAATAGTATTTGTACAGTACTTTTCTTTGGTGCCCATCTATTACGAAAAGATCTACAACCTCAGCGAAGATGTCATTGGCTGGATCTTGTTCTTAAACGGAGCCATGATCGTGCTCACCGAAATGCCATTGGTTGGCTGGTTGGAGCGCAGTAAGATCTCGAAAGCGCGTTTAGTGGCTATCGGTACCTTATTCTTAGCAGCAAGTTTCTTGGTGCTGAACATTGGACATCACTTTGGACTTCTGATCGTGGGGATGATACTCATGACCATAGGAGAAATGATAGAATCGCCTTTTTCTAACGCACTTGCTTTAGAATTGTCGCCTCAAGGCCGCAAGGGCAGCTATATGGGCATGTACAGCATGAGCTGGAGTTTTTCGCATGTTTTTGGACATAATACCGGCATGAACATGGCAGACCGCCTCGGTTTTGGTATGACCTTTAACATCTTTGGAATTGGTTTGATGATCATTGCGCTGATCTGTGATAGAATGCATAAGGTTTGGAAGCAATCCGTTACCTTTATTCAATCGAACAAAGAGGCTTAA
- a CDS encoding Lrp/AsnC family transcriptional regulator, translated as MKMDTLNWKILKCLQDNARQSNAEIGRQVGITSPAVAERIRKMEDAGIINGYYANLSSLEMGYQLKAIITLRAFMGKLKPFLEKVKTFNEVVNCYRITGNENIVMEVVLKNQLHLESFIDQLIIYGETKTQIVLSNVIKNAPIQKLN; from the coding sequence ATGAAGATGGACACCCTTAATTGGAAGATACTCAAGTGTTTGCAAGACAACGCGAGACAGTCTAATGCCGAGATCGGAAGGCAGGTTGGGATCACTTCTCCGGCCGTTGCAGAGCGGATCAGAAAGATGGAAGATGCAGGTATCATTAACGGCTATTACGCGAATCTTTCCTCTTTAGAAATGGGGTATCAACTCAAAGCGATAATTACGTTGAGAGCATTTATGGGGAAACTCAAACCTTTTTTAGAAAAAGTAAAGACCTTTAACGAAGTTGTGAACTGTTATCGCATTACGGGAAATGAGAACATCGTGATGGAAGTGGTCTTAAAAAACCAATTGCATTTAGAGAGCTTTATCGATCAACTCATTATTTACGGTGAGACCAAGACACAGATAGTCCTATCTAATGTGATCAAGAATGCGCCGATCCAAAAGTTGAATTAA